In Formosa haliotis, the sequence AAATTATGTCTCTAAAAATTATTGGAGGAACTAGTAACGCTGCAAACTCTTATATATATGCTGCCAACAATGGAGCCATAATTTCTCAGAACAGTTGGGGATATACAGTTCCTGGTAATACAGAACAAGCCGTAAGAGATGCTATTAATTACTTTATTGCTGAAGCTGGAGATTTCCCAGGTAGCCCAATGAAAGGTGGTATTGTTGTCTTTGCCGCTGGAAACGACGACTACGATGCCGAATGGTATCCAGGATTCTATCCAGAAGTATTAACCGTTAGCGCTTTAGGTCCAGAAGGTATTAAGGCTAGTTATTCTAACTTTGGAACTTGGGTAGATATCGCTGCCCCAGGAGGAAATTCAGGAGTATATGGTTCTGCTAGTGGGGTATTAAGTACCTTACCAGGAGATAAAATAGGATATTTAGATGGTACTTCCATGGCGTGTCCTCACATTTCAGGGATTGCTGCTTTAGCCATAGCTAATGAAACGAAGCAAATTACAGCAGACGAGTTACTAAATAAATTATTGACTGGAACCCGAAACATAGACCATTTAAACCCTGATTATATTGGAAAACTTGGGGAATTATCTGATGCCTTTTTATCCATTCAAAATGATTTAAAAATCGCTCCTGAAACTATTACAGATTTAACTGTAGATGGTGTATCTCAAGAATTTGCTACACTGTCTTGGACTGTACCTAACGATCAAGATGATACAAAGCCTCTTAGTTTTGAGTTGTATTATAGCGAAAATGAAATCACGAATGAAAATTTGGCGAGTGCTACAAAGCTTACAATTAAAAACACTAGCGACCAAGGAGAGAAAATAACGTATACGGTTGAAGATTTATATGGTTTAACTACCTATCATTTTGCGGTACTGGCGTTAGATAGATGGGGTAACAAATCTACTTTATCTAATCCAGTATCTGGAACTACAAATTCAGGTCCACAAATAAATGTAGACGAGAATAGTAAAGCTATTACTATAGATGTAGATGCTGCTACAAACCTACTTACAGGAACTCATGATATTAATATATTAAACGAAGCGGAAGGTATTCTAAAATGGGAATACGAGGCAAGACATAAAACAACTTCTTTATCTTATAACAGAACATCGGCATACCAAGTAAAGGGTAAAACTAAATCTGCCACAGCTGCAAAGGTTGGAATGCAAGAACTTCCAGGAACTAAATCGAAAGCCAATGCTATTCCAGCTCCTATGCAATTCGAGAGAGAAATATTAAAGTATTATTATTATGAGAGCGATATAATTGGAGAAGAAGACTTAGAAGTGCCTAACTCGTCTGCCACTAAATTTATGGTTAACAACGAGAAAGGCTTTAACCTAACCCATGTTCAGGCTTTTCTAAATTTCGATCCAGCTTTAGGTCCTGTGGTCATAGAAATTTATAAGGGAGAACAACTTAATAAAGGAAATTTAATATTTAGCCAAGAGTATACCTATTATGCTCACGAAAGACATTGGGCATATGCGCAATTAAACGAACAATTATTTTTTGAAAATGGTGAAACTTTTTGGGTAGTATTTCATGCTCCTTCAGGCAATTTATATCCTTTAGGTATTGGGCCAATGTTAGATCCTGAATCAAATTCATTCAATTATTGCTTTATGTCTTTTGATGGTGGTTCAACTTGGAGTAAATTATCAGATGCTATTAATAGTGAAGATTTTGTTTGGACTACTGCTGCATTTAGCCAAAATGAATATTTAGGCGAATACCTAACTCTAGACCCAGAATCTGGTCAGGTTTCAGGAAACTCAGATGCTATAACTACGCTTACTGCAGACGGATCAAACTTAATTAATGGTAATTATAAGGCCAATGTTATTCTAAAATCTAACGACGGAAAACAGCCAGAATATAGATTACCTGTAACGCTTAACGTCACTAATCATGAACCTGAATTAAGTGCTGTTAGCCAATTAAATTTTGGCAGTGTGTTTCAAGGAAAAGAAAAAGAGTTAACCTTTACCCTATCTAATGTTGGTTTAGGAAACTTCTCTAATATTACTGTAATGAGTACGAATCCTCAATTCGAATTAGTAGGATATGCACCGTGGCAAATTGCAGCAAAACAATTTGTAGATGTTACCGTAAAATATACACCGGGAGCAAATATAGGTAACGACAATGGTGTTTTAAACATTACCTCGTCTAGCACTTCTAAAAATGCGAAAGTTATTTTATTTGGTGTAAGTACAGAACCAGGAAAAATGGTGGTAACACCAGAAGAACAAACCGTAGATAATATCACTATTGGCGATCCTGTATCTGCTAAAATTACTGTTAAAAACGAAGGTGCTTCTACCCTAAGTTACTTTATTCCAAATTTCGATACAAACGGCATAAGTAACGACTGGGAAGATAGTTATAGTACAGCAGGATATAAAGTTAGAACTAATCATCAAGGCGACACCTCTCCTATAGATTATGAATACGAAGATATTTCTGCTACTGGAGAAAATATTACTCAGTATTTTAAAGATAATGGTAATGTTTATAAAACTGTAGAGTTAGATTTTAATTTCCCATATTACAAACACCAAGATCTTCGTACGTTATATATTGCTCGAGGCGGATTTACAACCTTCGATAATACATATAACCCGATAAATAGTCCAACTATTGGTGGTGCCCCATGGACACCAAAAGGTTATATCTCTGTTCTAGGTACGTATGTAGACCTAACAGATGGTGGTGCTGTTTACTACGAAATGAAACCAGACCGTATAATCGTACAATACGATAACATTAATGATGGTTACTGGGGGAATACTATTAGTGCACAAATGGTGTTATTTAAAAACGGAAACATTCGTTTTTACTATAATGATGTTAACTTCACAGAGGATGTTTTATCTTATTTAAATATCCTAATCGAAGATTACGATCAAACAGAAGGTATTTTATATAATTCTTTTGACAAAACACAACCTATTTATACAGGTATGGCTCTTGGATTCGATTACCCTGGTCCAGACATTATTACAAGCATTACTAATGGTAGTGGCGTATTATTACCTGGAGATTCTGCAGAGTTAAATATAAATTTATCTACAGATATTTTAAGCGAAGGGATTACAAATCGTTATATAAATATTATTTCTAACGATCCTAAATCGCCACAATCAATTGCCTTAGTTAAATTAAATGTAACAGACGGCGGTACTCCTGATGTAGCCATTTCTCATACAGAAATTGATTTCGGATCTGTATTTCAAGGTTTAAAAACTTCAAGACAATTTGTATTAAACAACAAAGGTAATGCAGATGCAACTATTACAGATTTTACACAAAGTACAAATAGTTTTAATATTACTGGCGAGACTTCTGGTACTATTGCTTCAAGCTCTATTTTAACCTTTGATGTAGAATTCCCTACCGATGTACTTGGAGATTTTAACGACATGGTAAGCATTACAACAGACGATGGGTCTACCTTCAATGTTAATATTAAAGGTTCTGTTATAGATCCACCTGCGATTGATGTAGACTTAACTGCAATTTCAGAAACTTTAAATCATGGCGAAAAAGCGTCTCATGAGCTTACAATTACAAATCCTGGAAAGGCAAACTTAGAGGTTGTTGCCTCAGGTAACCAATGGTTATCGTTTGGAGATCAAGCAAAACTGTCTAGTAATTTACCAAACTTAACTTATGCAGTAGACACCTACAATACAGGTGAAAACTACAATTGGTTAGATATTAGAAGTCCAGAAACTCAACTTCCTTTTATAACAGAGGACATTTTCGATCCGAAAGAATATTACAGAACAGTTAATTTAACCCGTCCTATTCAATTTTATGGCGAAGAATATTCAACCATTTTTATTGCAGAGAATGGAGCTATTTATTTCGATATGCCTTCAGATGTTATTTTAAGTGGGGAGACAATTCCTACAGAATATACAGATAAAATCATAGCACCTTACTGGACTTTTGGAAGCTTTAACACCCTTCTATTCGAACCTCATGAAGTTGGTATTTTCTATACATCAGACGAATTTAAAACGGTTATTTCTTGGGAATATATAGTTGATAATTTTGGAGGAATAGGTGCCCCAATGTCGGCTCAAGTTATTTTCTATAATAACGGTTCAATGAAATTCCAATATAAAGTAAACGGAAATTTAGATGTTGCTTCGAGCTACACCCTTATTGGTGTTCAAAATAATGACAAAAATGATGCCGTATTAATTTCTATGAAAAGTAGAATTCCACATGGTAATGGTTTAGCTTATATTTTATCGCCTGCAGAAAAGCAAATTATCGAACCTGGTAAAAGCTTTACTGGCCATATAAATATAGATGCTGGAAGTGTATATGCTGGAACGTATAACGGTAATTTAAAATTAAGAACGAATGTTCCTAATCAAGACACTTTAGATAAGCCTATAAACCTTACTGTAATTGGAGATGCAGAAATTTCACCTTCTGTAGATGCTATCGCATTTGGTAGTATTATGGCTTACACCACAGAAAATGGTCCTAAATCTTACATGCGCAGTTTCGATATTACCAATACAGGTGTTGCAACTTTAGACCTTACTGCTGTTACTATTCAGGACACCCCAGAAGATTATGTCTTAGAAATGTATGTGTATGATGATTGGTTTGGTTCTTGGGTATGGACCAACGTAAACTTTGTATGGAACTGGCCTAGTTTAGCTCCTAGCGAAACTGCTAAATTCCGTGTTACTTACGCTCCTAAAGATGCCGGAGAAGTTTCTAATACTATTAATATAACAAGTAGTTTACATAACTTACAATTACCTTTAACCGCTACAGTAATCTTACCTCCTGTACTTGGTTTAGACACAACAGAAGTATACAGTACTATCGCTACTGCTACCGGTACAGATAGTCAAGTGGCGACATTTAACAATGCTGCAGGTAAAGGCGATTTAATGTTCGAAGTAAGTTTAGATTATTTAAGAGCACCATTAAAAACATCGTCTGTAACTACTCCAGAAACAACAGAATCTTTTGCAAACAATAAACATTTAGCATTACACGCAAAAAATGCTGAAAACAATACAATTGCAACAAACTCTGTTAATGATTTTGAAAATGTGTTATCTCATGACTCTAAAACATACCCAGATACTTTTATGGGCTTTAATGGAGTAACAGATTTTATTAGCGGAACACGTTTTAATGCTGGTCCAAATGGTTTTAGCTTATCTCATGTACAAACTTATCTTAAAGCAGATGAGTTATTAGAAGGTACTATAGATTATGAAATTAGATCTGGTGGTACTACAATAAGTAATGCTACAGTAATAGGTAGTGGTAGTTTTAATTATTCTATAACCGATGGAGTTGATGCTGAAATTATTGGTGCATTAAATGAAACGTTTCATTTTTATCCAAATGAAGACTTTTACATCATTCTAACATATCCATTCGAATTAAAATTCCCTCAAAGTGTTGCATACGATGTGGACTATTCTGCAGGTAGATTTACAACTTTAGATAGCAATAAATGGTACGATTTACAGGAAGGATATCCAGATTACGGTTGGATGGTACGTGCCTTAGAGCAAACACACACTTCTAACGCTTGGGTTGTTTTACAAGATGTTAATAATAACACGATAAACATTGGAGCATCACAAGATATCAACTTAGATTTCTTTGCAGAGTTCGCAAACCCTGGTGTTCAACATGCGCAATTAGTTGTTAAAAGTAACGACCCGTTTAACTCGGTAGCACAAATACCTGTGACTTTAAACGTTAACCAAGCTCCTAGTTTCGAAACCAAGCCTGAGTTAATCATGGTCCTTGAAGGAGAAACTAAAATGTCTAGCTTAATGTTGAAGGATTATGAAAACGACGACATCTCGGTTAGTATTGCAAACGCTCCAGAATGGTTAACATACACGGTAAATGCGAATACCTTAAATCTGGAATTAACTCCAGATTATGGTACTGCAGGTGTTTATGAAGTAGCTGTAACACTTACAGATAGCAATAATGCCGCTGCAACAGAAATGTTAAACATTGAGGTGATGCACTCTAACAGAGCACCAGAAGCACTTGAAGTTGAAGACTTATATTACAAAGACCTTAATGTATTCGACAATCAAAGCTTTAGTCGTTATTTTGTAGATCCTGATGGCGATGCTATGACATACCAAATCACGGTAGAAGATCCGAGTATTGTAACGGCATTCACTTCTGGCGACGAGTTTGTAATTAAAACAATTGCTGAAGGGGTTACAACCTTACATATAATGGCTACAGACGCTTACGGTGCGGTAACAGAAATTGATGTGATGGTTTACGTAGGACAAAATTTAAGTATCGGAGATCAAGATAAAATCGATCTTAACTTATTCCCTAACCCAGCAACAGATGTTTTAAACATCACCTCTAATATAACTTTAGATCAAGTTGAAGTATACAATATTAGCGGTCAAATAATTATTAGCACAGATTTAGATGCAGTTAATAAAACAGATTTAGATGTTTCTAATTTAGAAAGTGGCGTTTACTTTGTAAAAGCCATATCTAAAAACAAGAGCTCTATCTTTAAATTTATTAAGCAATAATTTAATTGTAATCAATTCCCTCATGGCTTCTAGTTAATGAGGGAATTTTAAATTCATTTAAACCAAGTGATACCCCTATTTAATTAGAATTTTTGTTTTGAAAATCCGTTCGGTGAAAATCGAACGGATTTTTTTGTGTTTTAATCTTTAAAAATCACAGTAATTATCATCATAAAAAGCGTCAAAATAACATCCCTAATTAAGCCTCAAAACCACATCAATTTCTATCAAAAAAGTCTACAAAATTAGTCGGGTAATATAGAGTTTCCCTATACAAGGTATAAAGCCTAGTTATTACAAATTTCACAATATATCCTCAAAATACTTTCATATTCCTAAAAATACCCCCTAAAAATGGCATTAAAACGCTCAGATTTTGATAATCCATATAATTTACTAGTTTGTACCTATCATTAATTTAATAATAAAAATAACGTAATGAAATTATTAGTAATTGGAGCCGGAAACATGGGTCTAACCTATGCCGAAGCCATGTCGAAATCTAAGCTTCTTAAAAAAAGAAACATTATGATTTTGGACAACTCCGACGAGAAGCTCGAAAGTTTAGAAAAAATCTCACATTTCGATGTCTTCAAAAATCCAAAAGACTGCGTACCACAGGCAGATTTAATTTTTCTAGCAGTAAAGCCTTATCATGCCGACGAGCTTTTTGCTAAAATGGCACCCTTAGTCACTAAAGGTCAAATTGTAATCTCTTTAATGGCTGGAGTCACAATAAGTCATATTCAAACGGCCTTAGATTTAGCCAAAGTTGTTCGTACTATGCCAAACCTTCCAGCTAAAGTTGGTAAAGGACTTACCTCCTACACCGCTTCAGACGAAGTGACGCGTATAGAACTTTTAACTATAGAAAACCTGTTAAATACCACAGGAAAATCCATTAAAGTAAGTAGCGAAAATTATATCGATGCTTCTACAGGTATTTCTGGATCTGGTCCTGCATACGTTTTTTACTTTATGCAAAGTATGCTAGAAGCCGCTTTACAAATGGGCTTTTCAGAAAAAAATTCTAAAATATTAGTGAGTCAAACCTTTACCGGTGCCATAGACTTGTTTAACCAAGAAGACCTTTCTCCAAATACCTGGATGGAACGTGTTGCGTCTAAAGGAGGTACAACCCGTGCTGCTTTAGATAGTATGGACGATAATAATGTAAATGAATTAATCAAGGAGGCTGCTTTTGCTGCCTTTAATAGAGCTATAGAATTAGGTGCAGACAAATAAAACAAAATACAAACAACGAATCGTCATTAAAGTTGGAACCAACGTAATGACCAATAGAGACAACAGAATTGTAAGACCGGTGCTAGACCGTTTAGTCAAGCAAATTGCAGAACTATACGAGCGTGATATTATTACCGTCCTCGTATCATCTGGTTCTGTAATTGCAGGTATGGAGGTTTTAGGACATTCAGACATTAAAGACAAAGCGTCTAGACGTCAAGTATATTCCGCTATCGGGCAACCCCGAATGATGCGTTTATACTACAACATTTTTCACGATTACGGAATGAAATGTGCGCAGGTGTTACCTACTAAAAACGATTTCGATCCGGGGGAACATCGTCGCAATATGCAAAACTGTTACGAAAATTTATTAGCAGAAGGCGTTATTCCTATTGCAAATGAAGATGATACCGTATCTTTATCGCACGCCATGTTTTCTGATAACGATGAGCTAGCTAGCTTAATCGCCGAGATGATTGACGCCGATAAACTTATCATACTTACAGATATAGATGGGCTGTATGATGGGCATCCAGATGCCGATGATTCCTCATTAGTAGGAGAAGTTGGTATTAACGAAAACGTAAATCACTTTATA encodes:
- a CDS encoding S8 family serine peptidase, yielding MVNNYKSNIRAGLLVLLLFCTALSFGQTPQSYNNKGELQGVVRIKVTKPVATILKTAPLQTQRGIVTTGISAIDEVSKQSQATHLTRLFPENPNPRLEAKLRKHGLDLWYEVQINPNQDAAEVARQYQHLGDVTVAETERLKVLSNYTTIEKLGTINTLNTAPFNDPYLKDQWHYNNTGQTGYSGADINLFKAWEATAGSSDIIVSVHDEGIDIEHEDLKDNIWINEAELNGTDGVDDDGNGYIDDVYGWNFASRNNVIDPDPHGTHVAGTVSAVNNNGIGVSGVAGGTGNNDGVKIMSLKIIGGTSNAANSYIYAANNGAIISQNSWGYTVPGNTEQAVRDAINYFIAEAGDFPGSPMKGGIVVFAAGNDDYDAEWYPGFYPEVLTVSALGPEGIKASYSNFGTWVDIAAPGGNSGVYGSASGVLSTLPGDKIGYLDGTSMACPHISGIAALAIANETKQITADELLNKLLTGTRNIDHLNPDYIGKLGELSDAFLSIQNDLKIAPETITDLTVDGVSQEFATLSWTVPNDQDDTKPLSFELYYSENEITNENLASATKLTIKNTSDQGEKITYTVEDLYGLTTYHFAVLALDRWGNKSTLSNPVSGTTNSGPQINVDENSKAITIDVDAATNLLTGTHDINILNEAEGILKWEYEARHKTTSLSYNRTSAYQVKGKTKSATAAKVGMQELPGTKSKANAIPAPMQFEREILKYYYYESDIIGEEDLEVPNSSATKFMVNNEKGFNLTHVQAFLNFDPALGPVVIEIYKGEQLNKGNLIFSQEYTYYAHERHWAYAQLNEQLFFENGETFWVVFHAPSGNLYPLGIGPMLDPESNSFNYCFMSFDGGSTWSKLSDAINSEDFVWTTAAFSQNEYLGEYLTLDPESGQVSGNSDAITTLTADGSNLINGNYKANVILKSNDGKQPEYRLPVTLNVTNHEPELSAVSQLNFGSVFQGKEKELTFTLSNVGLGNFSNITVMSTNPQFELVGYAPWQIAAKQFVDVTVKYTPGANIGNDNGVLNITSSSTSKNAKVILFGVSTEPGKMVVTPEEQTVDNITIGDPVSAKITVKNEGASTLSYFIPNFDTNGISNDWEDSYSTAGYKVRTNHQGDTSPIDYEYEDISATGENITQYFKDNGNVYKTVELDFNFPYYKHQDLRTLYIARGGFTTFDNTYNPINSPTIGGAPWTPKGYISVLGTYVDLTDGGAVYYEMKPDRIIVQYDNINDGYWGNTISAQMVLFKNGNIRFYYNDVNFTEDVLSYLNILIEDYDQTEGILYNSFDKTQPIYTGMALGFDYPGPDIITSITNGSGVLLPGDSAELNINLSTDILSEGITNRYINIISNDPKSPQSIALVKLNVTDGGTPDVAISHTEIDFGSVFQGLKTSRQFVLNNKGNADATITDFTQSTNSFNITGETSGTIASSSILTFDVEFPTDVLGDFNDMVSITTDDGSTFNVNIKGSVIDPPAIDVDLTAISETLNHGEKASHELTITNPGKANLEVVASGNQWLSFGDQAKLSSNLPNLTYAVDTYNTGENYNWLDIRSPETQLPFITEDIFDPKEYYRTVNLTRPIQFYGEEYSTIFIAENGAIYFDMPSDVILSGETIPTEYTDKIIAPYWTFGSFNTLLFEPHEVGIFYTSDEFKTVISWEYIVDNFGGIGAPMSAQVIFYNNGSMKFQYKVNGNLDVASSYTLIGVQNNDKNDAVLISMKSRIPHGNGLAYILSPAEKQIIEPGKSFTGHINIDAGSVYAGTYNGNLKLRTNVPNQDTLDKPINLTVIGDAEISPSVDAIAFGSIMAYTTENGPKSYMRSFDITNTGVATLDLTAVTIQDTPEDYVLEMYVYDDWFGSWVWTNVNFVWNWPSLAPSETAKFRVTYAPKDAGEVSNTINITSSLHNLQLPLTATVILPPVLGLDTTEVYSTIATATGTDSQVATFNNAAGKGDLMFEVSLDYLRAPLKTSSVTTPETTESFANNKHLALHAKNAENNTIATNSVNDFENVLSHDSKTYPDTFMGFNGVTDFISGTRFNAGPNGFSLSHVQTYLKADELLEGTIDYEIRSGGTTISNATVIGSGSFNYSITDGVDAEIIGALNETFHFYPNEDFYIILTYPFELKFPQSVAYDVDYSAGRFTTLDSNKWYDLQEGYPDYGWMVRALEQTHTSNAWVVLQDVNNNTINIGASQDINLDFFAEFANPGVQHAQLVVKSNDPFNSVAQIPVTLNVNQAPSFETKPELIMVLEGETKMSSLMLKDYENDDISVSIANAPEWLTYTVNANTLNLELTPDYGTAGVYEVAVTLTDSNNAAATEMLNIEVMHSNRAPEALEVEDLYYKDLNVFDNQSFSRYFVDPDGDAMTYQITVEDPSIVTAFTSGDEFVIKTIAEGVTTLHIMATDAYGAVTEIDVMVYVGQNLSIGDQDKIDLNLFPNPATDVLNITSNITLDQVEVYNISGQIIISTDLDAVNKTDLDVSNLESGVYFVKAISKNKSSIFKFIKQ
- the proC gene encoding pyrroline-5-carboxylate reductase, with protein sequence MKLLVIGAGNMGLTYAEAMSKSKLLKKRNIMILDNSDEKLESLEKISHFDVFKNPKDCVPQADLIFLAVKPYHADELFAKMAPLVTKGQIVISLMAGVTISHIQTALDLAKVVRTMPNLPAKVGKGLTSYTASDEVTRIELLTIENLLNTTGKSIKVSSENYIDASTGISGSGPAYVFYFMQSMLEAALQMGFSEKNSKILVSQTFTGAIDLFNQEDLSPNTWMERVASKGGTTRAALDSMDDNNVNELIKEAAFAAFNRAIELGADK
- the proB gene encoding glutamate 5-kinase translates to MTNRDNRIVRPVLDRLVKQIAELYERDIITVLVSSGSVIAGMEVLGHSDIKDKASRRQVYSAIGQPRMMRLYYNIFHDYGMKCAQVLPTKNDFDPGEHRRNMQNCYENLLAEGVIPIANEDDTVSLSHAMFSDNDELASLIAEMIDADKLIILTDIDGLYDGHPDADDSSLVGEVGINENVNHFISDSNKGEAEGRGGMLSKLNYAKQTAAKNIPTIIANGKSENTIIDIIDGKAVGTKVEI